The proteins below come from a single Rhizobium lentis genomic window:
- the hutC gene encoding histidine utilization repressor codes for MNQGKDPTLHQRILSEIEGRIVSGEWPPGHRIPFEVDLATQYDCSRMTVNKVLTQLAKAGLIERRKKSGSFVTQPQAQSAVLEIHDIKAEVQSLNLPYSYAVSKKTCRKAKAEDRSRLELPVASSVVEVVCIHNAGARPFCLEERLISLATVPEAADVDFLTMAPGPWLLNQVPWSTAEHRIHAISAGAEVAAALDIARNTACLVVERRTWSGAGPVTHVRFTYPGDRHALVARFTPASQ; via the coding sequence ATGAACCAAGGCAAGGATCCCACCTTGCATCAGCGCATCCTGAGCGAGATCGAGGGCCGTATCGTCTCGGGCGAATGGCCGCCGGGGCATCGTATTCCCTTCGAGGTCGATCTCGCCACGCAGTATGACTGCTCGCGCATGACGGTGAACAAGGTGCTGACCCAGCTTGCCAAGGCCGGGCTGATCGAGCGTCGCAAGAAATCCGGCAGCTTCGTCACCCAGCCGCAAGCGCAATCGGCCGTTCTCGAAATCCACGACATCAAGGCCGAGGTGCAGTCGCTGAACCTGCCCTACTCCTATGCGGTGTCGAAGAAGACATGCCGCAAGGCCAAAGCGGAAGACAGAAGCCGGCTGGAATTGCCGGTGGCGTCCTCGGTCGTCGAGGTCGTCTGCATCCACAATGCCGGAGCGCGGCCCTTCTGCCTGGAGGAACGGCTGATCAGCCTCGCGACCGTGCCTGAGGCCGCCGATGTCGATTTCCTGACGATGGCGCCGGGGCCGTGGCTGCTCAACCAGGTGCCGTGGAGCACGGCCGAACATCGCATCCACGCCATATCAGCCGGTGCCGAAGTGGCCGCGGCACTCGACATTGCGCGCAACACCGCCTGTCTGGTGGTCGAACGCCGCACCTGGAGCGGCGCCGGCCCGGTGACCCACGTGCGCTTCACCTATCCCGGCGATCGTCACGCGCTGGTGGCGCGGTTCACGCCAGCCTCGCAATAG